A portion of the Pseudomonas sp. PSE14 genome contains these proteins:
- a CDS encoding DUF1329 domain-containing protein, protein MHMMNLMKGTILGLSLLASSVHAAVSTEEAAKLGATLTPLGGEKAGNADGSIPAWTGGLKPGAAAVENGFLSDPFPDDKPLFVITAATAEKYKDKLSNGQMAMFKRYPDTYRIPVYVTRRTASSPQSIYDAVKVSALNTEEVDGGNGLANFKGRNYAFPIPKNGVEIVWNHMTRYRGPNQRRLSAQATPQTNGSFTAVEFEEDLGYPQLIKDADPKQTENVLFLYKQRVTAPARLAGNVLLVHETIDQVKEPRLAWVYNAGQRRVRRAPQVAYDGPGTAADGLRTSDDADMYNGAPDRYDWKLVGKKEMYVPYNNYRLWSPKLKYADILQAGHINPDLARYELHRVWEVVATLKPNQRHIYATRRFYFDEDTWQAVESEAYDGRGQLWRVGEGFAVNDYQQGTAVYAVNALNDLIAGRYLAMAMINESRRGIDYTAQPSMTDFTPAALRNAGIR, encoded by the coding sequence ATGCACATGATGAATTTGATGAAGGGCACGATCCTGGGTCTGAGCCTCCTGGCGAGCTCGGTACACGCCGCAGTTTCGACTGAGGAAGCGGCCAAGCTCGGCGCCACCCTGACGCCGCTGGGCGGCGAGAAGGCGGGCAACGCCGACGGCAGCATCCCGGCCTGGACCGGCGGCCTGAAGCCGGGCGCGGCAGCGGTGGAGAATGGCTTCCTCAGCGATCCGTTCCCCGATGACAAGCCGCTGTTCGTGATCACCGCCGCCACGGCGGAGAAGTACAAGGACAAGCTGAGCAACGGCCAGATGGCCATGTTCAAGCGCTATCCGGACACTTACCGCATTCCGGTGTACGTGACCCGCCGTACCGCCTCCAGCCCGCAGTCGATCTACGACGCGGTGAAGGTCAGCGCGCTGAATACCGAGGAAGTGGACGGCGGCAATGGCCTGGCCAATTTCAAGGGGCGCAATTATGCCTTCCCGATTCCCAAGAACGGCGTTGAAATCGTCTGGAACCACATGACCCGTTACCGCGGCCCCAACCAGCGCCGCCTGAGCGCGCAGGCCACGCCGCAGACCAACGGCTCGTTCACGGCGGTGGAGTTCGAGGAAGACCTTGGCTACCCGCAGCTGATCAAGGATGCCGATCCGAAGCAGACCGAGAACGTGCTGTTCCTCTACAAGCAGCGGGTCACCGCGCCGGCGCGCCTGGCAGGTAACGTGCTGCTGGTCCACGAGACCATCGACCAGGTCAAGGAACCCCGTCTGGCCTGGGTCTACAACGCTGGCCAGCGCCGCGTCCGCCGGGCTCCCCAGGTGGCCTACGACGGTCCCGGCACCGCCGCCGACGGCCTGCGCACCTCCGATGACGCGGACATGTACAACGGCGCACCGGACCGCTACGACTGGAAGCTCGTGGGCAAGAAGGAAATGTACGTTCCCTACAACAACTACCGGCTGTGGTCGCCCAAGCTCAAGTACGCCGACATCCTTCAGGCCGGTCACATCAACCCCGACCTGGCGCGCTACGAGCTGCACCGGGTGTGGGAAGTGGTCGCCACCCTGAAGCCTAACCAGCGGCACATCTACGCTACCCGTCGCTTCTACTTCGACGAGGACACCTGGCAGGCCGTGGAGTCCGAGGCCTATGACGGACGCGGCCAGCTCTGGCGCGTCGGCGAAGGCTTCGCGGTGAACGACTACCAGCAAGGCACGGCAGTCTACGCGGTGAATGCGCTCAATGACCTGATCGCCGGCCGCTACCTGGCGATGGCGATGATCAACGAGTCGCGGCGCGGCATCGATTACACCGCGCAGCCAAGCATGACCGACTTCACACCAGCGGCCCTGCGCAACGCCGGTATCCGCTAA
- a CDS encoding DUF1302 domain-containing protein, with product MPTITMRGSFRPQALAVAVALAWTAQAQAVSFNIGEIEGQFDSSLSLGTSWALRNPDPKFVSNFNVVGAKGTAASRTNDDGRLNFSKGDTFSKIFKGTHDLELKYGDSGAFLRGKYWYDFELKDEDLRYYNIDDRGRDQAASASGAQFLDAFVYHNYQLGDLPGNVRFGKQVVSWGESTFIPNSINSINPVDVSALRRPGAEVKEALVPVQLFYLSQGLSENVTAEGFYQIKWDKTVTENCGTFFAADAVAKGCNDRLVIAGPDFAPGDPRANSGTILDVAGNRANAYIPRVDDNEPGDSGQYGLALRWFLPELNDTELGAYVMNYHSRNPYLSFTRTTFAGASTALTTTNRVRGANYFVDYPEDIHLYGLSFQTNVSGVALGGEISYRPNMPMQINTGDLNLAAVNQVGKVNGVTTAVSPVFLDGQAVNAPGADIQGYKRLPFTQIQVTATKFIDQVMGAERLTLVGEVGYDHISGIDDSLGSLRFGRSPTFGAGELVDQSVCVGTNPGKPNASNPQQECNNKGFYTSESWGYRVRGVLDYPNVIAGINFKPNVAWSHDINGTGPSFEEGAKAISLGLDADYQNTYTASLNYTNYFGGDYNTMTDRDYMSVSVGVNF from the coding sequence ATGCGCGGAAGCTTCCGACCGCAGGCCCTGGCCGTTGCCGTGGCGCTTGCCTGGACTGCACAGGCGCAAGCCGTAAGCTTCAACATCGGCGAGATCGAAGGGCAATTCGACTCGTCGCTTTCCCTGGGCACCAGCTGGGCCCTGCGCAATCCGGACCCGAAGTTCGTCTCCAACTTCAATGTGGTCGGCGCCAAGGGCACGGCTGCCTCGCGGACCAACGACGATGGCCGGCTGAACTTCAGCAAGGGCGATACCTTCTCGAAGATCTTCAAGGGCACCCACGACCTGGAGCTCAAGTACGGCGATTCAGGCGCCTTCCTGCGCGGCAAGTACTGGTATGACTTCGAGCTCAAGGACGAGGACCTGCGCTACTACAACATCGACGACCGTGGTCGCGACCAGGCGGCCAGCGCCTCGGGCGCCCAGTTCCTCGACGCCTTCGTCTATCACAACTACCAGCTGGGCGATCTGCCGGGCAACGTGCGTTTCGGCAAGCAGGTGGTGAGCTGGGGTGAGAGTACCTTCATCCCCAACTCGATCAACTCGATCAACCCGGTGGACGTCTCCGCACTGCGTCGCCCCGGCGCCGAGGTCAAGGAAGCGCTGGTGCCGGTGCAACTGTTCTATCTCTCCCAGGGGCTGAGCGAGAACGTCACTGCCGAGGGCTTCTACCAGATCAAGTGGGACAAGACGGTCACCGAGAACTGCGGCACCTTCTTCGCCGCCGATGCCGTGGCCAAGGGGTGCAACGACCGACTGGTGATCGCCGGCCCGGACTTCGCTCCCGGTGATCCGCGCGCCAACAGCGGTACCATTCTCGATGTGGCGGGCAACCGCGCCAACGCCTACATCCCGCGTGTCGACGACAACGAACCGGGCGATTCCGGTCAGTACGGCCTGGCCCTGCGCTGGTTCCTGCCGGAGCTCAACGACACCGAGCTGGGCGCGTACGTGATGAACTATCACAGCCGCAACCCCTACCTGAGTTTCACCCGCACCACCTTTGCCGGTGCCTCCACGGCACTGACCACAACCAACCGCGTGCGGGGCGCCAATTACTTCGTCGACTACCCCGAAGACATCCACCTGTACGGCCTGAGCTTCCAGACCAACGTCTCCGGCGTCGCACTGGGCGGTGAGATCAGCTACCGGCCGAACATGCCGATGCAGATCAACACCGGCGACCTCAACCTCGCCGCGGTGAACCAGGTTGGCAAGGTCAACGGCGTGACCACGGCGGTGTCGCCGGTGTTCCTCGACGGCCAGGCGGTCAACGCCCCCGGCGCGGACATCCAGGGCTACAAACGCCTGCCGTTCACCCAGATACAGGTCACTGCCACCAAATTCATCGACCAGGTCATGGGCGCCGAGCGCCTGACCCTGGTGGGTGAGGTGGGTTATGACCATATCAGCGGCATCGATGACTCCCTCGGTAGCCTGCGCTTTGGCCGCAGTCCGACCTTCGGCGCCGGCGAATTGGTCGATCAGTCGGTTTGCGTCGGAACCAACCCCGGCAAGCCCAACGCCAGCAACCCGCAGCAGGAGTGCAACAACAAGGGCTTCTATACCAGCGAGTCCTGGGGTTACCGGGTGCGCGGCGTCCTCGACTACCCGAACGTGATCGCCGGCATCAACTTCAAGCCCAACGTCGCCTGGTCGCATGACATCAACGGTACCGGACCGAGCTTCGAGGAAGGCGCCAAGGCCATCAGCCTGGGCCTGGATGCCGACTACCAGAACACCTACACCGCGAGCCTGAATTACACCAACTATTTCGGTGGCGATTACAACACCATGACCGACCGCGACTACATGTCAGTCAGCGTCGGCGTGAACTTCTGA
- a CDS encoding LuxR C-terminal-related transcriptional regulator, with protein MSSFSAIAAGAPVSLPATQLPREPLLLALLESPRRLNLLCAPAGYGKSALARAALERLPASCARIWLDCAGQRLEVAAACARIAKSLGLQEADPTSVLLALQLRRQPLWLVLDDYPQDPDADLDAWLQRLLSLSETPLYLLVSCRQRPQWNLSRLLLDERLCELGIAQLAFSREESDTLALAQGYDADCRERLWAATQGWCAGVRLLLSARDGVHAPGEVASWLRSYLSQELLGRLDAETGDMLCGLAYLPRFNREICAGLWEEGGGERFDQLRHGQGFFLALDGEATCFRLPPLVAKALQGHLQGPALTRLRLRACNVLSQAGWLNEAIELALGAGQPEVAASYMDRLDMDWLFAGDHLRLLLDWREKLPAALMESTPRLICLNARALLFSWRLDEAEACIERLSDFLPQAQAARNRRLLANWLALRGALDGMRGRLDDARERCSAALQELDPSDWRSVLLCQTTLARLDMAGGQPQAARRTLQDALELARRRGCLASEVLLDCDRIRLALLGGEVGQARTLLDACCERVAATSQEHGLLIGRLAFLRGELLLIQGDMAGAEAVLEGGVAQARACADPCILHGLIGLAEVASRGGDALGADRRMEEAERCMHRWRVQPVCYALPLQGLRLRLLARQGQWQRLHQEGQALAAQKAVPPLHTPSLPQRLRYLLALAEAGCGNPEVACERLRRLQEECQCLELHGLAREAQHALERLAGSLPIEQLSGLLPAGPGGTPDGSGHGLTAREVAVLRLLAEGLSNQEIGNSLFISLNTVKTHTKKINVKLGVRRRTQAIVRAKSLGLLG; from the coding sequence ATGTCCAGTTTCTCCGCCATTGCCGCCGGTGCGCCGGTGTCCTTGCCTGCCACGCAACTGCCGCGCGAGCCGCTGCTGCTAGCTCTGCTGGAATCTCCTCGCCGCCTGAACCTGCTCTGCGCTCCCGCCGGTTACGGCAAGAGTGCGCTGGCCCGTGCCGCGCTGGAGCGCCTGCCGGCCAGTTGTGCACGAATCTGGTTGGATTGTGCCGGTCAGCGGCTGGAAGTGGCGGCCGCATGCGCCCGGATCGCCAAGAGCCTGGGCCTGCAGGAGGCAGACCCGACCAGCGTGCTGCTGGCCTTGCAGTTGCGGCGGCAACCGCTGTGGCTGGTCCTGGACGACTATCCGCAAGACCCCGACGCGGACCTCGACGCCTGGCTCCAGCGCCTGCTGAGCCTCAGCGAAACACCGCTTTACCTGCTGGTCAGCTGTCGCCAGCGCCCGCAATGGAATCTCTCGCGCCTGCTGCTCGACGAGCGCCTGTGCGAGCTGGGCATCGCGCAGCTGGCGTTCAGCCGCGAGGAAAGCGACACGCTGGCGTTGGCTCAGGGGTACGACGCGGACTGCCGCGAGCGTTTGTGGGCCGCCACCCAGGGCTGGTGCGCCGGCGTGCGCCTGCTGCTCAGCGCACGCGACGGCGTGCATGCGCCGGGTGAAGTGGCGTCCTGGCTGCGCTCGTACCTGTCGCAGGAGCTGCTTGGCCGCCTCGACGCAGAGACTGGCGACATGCTCTGCGGCCTGGCCTACCTGCCGCGCTTCAACCGGGAAATCTGTGCCGGCCTTTGGGAGGAGGGGGGCGGTGAGCGCTTCGACCAGCTGCGCCACGGCCAGGGGTTCTTCCTTGCGCTGGATGGCGAAGCCACTTGTTTCCGCCTGCCACCGCTGGTCGCCAAGGCACTGCAGGGCCACCTGCAGGGGCCGGCGCTGACCCGCCTGCGCCTGCGCGCCTGCAACGTGCTGAGCCAGGCCGGCTGGCTGAACGAGGCGATCGAGCTGGCGCTGGGCGCTGGCCAGCCGGAAGTCGCCGCCAGCTACATGGACCGCCTGGACATGGACTGGCTGTTCGCCGGCGACCACCTGCGACTGCTGCTGGATTGGCGCGAAAAGCTCCCCGCCGCACTGATGGAAAGCACTCCCCGACTGATCTGCCTGAACGCCCGTGCGCTGCTGTTCAGCTGGCGTCTGGACGAGGCGGAGGCCTGCATCGAGCGCCTCAGCGACTTCCTGCCGCAAGCCCAGGCCGCGCGCAACCGCCGCCTGCTGGCCAACTGGCTGGCCCTGCGGGGCGCGCTGGACGGCATGCGCGGGCGCCTGGATGACGCGCGCGAACGCTGCAGTGCCGCCCTGCAAGAGCTCGACCCGAGCGACTGGCGCTCGGTGCTGTTATGCCAGACCACCCTGGCGCGCCTGGACATGGCCGGGGGCCAGCCGCAGGCAGCGCGACGCACGCTACAGGACGCGCTGGAACTGGCGCGCCGCCGTGGCTGCCTGGCCAGTGAAGTGCTGCTCGACTGCGACCGCATCCGCCTGGCCCTGCTCGGCGGCGAGGTGGGGCAGGCCCGGACGCTGCTGGACGCCTGCTGCGAGCGCGTCGCGGCGACCAGTCAGGAACACGGGTTGCTGATCGGGCGCCTGGCCTTCCTGCGTGGCGAGCTGCTGCTGATCCAGGGCGACATGGCCGGCGCCGAAGCCGTCCTCGAAGGCGGCGTGGCGCAGGCTCGCGCCTGCGCCGATCCGTGCATCCTGCATGGCCTGATCGGTCTCGCCGAAGTCGCCTCGCGAGGTGGCGATGCACTGGGCGCCGATCGCAGGATGGAGGAAGCCGAACGCTGCATGCATCGTTGGCGGGTGCAGCCGGTTTGCTATGCGCTGCCGCTGCAGGGCCTGCGGTTGCGCCTGCTGGCGCGCCAGGGGCAGTGGCAGCGCCTGCATCAGGAAGGCCAGGCGCTGGCTGCGCAGAAAGCGGTGCCGCCGCTACACACGCCGTCGCTGCCGCAGCGCCTGCGTTATCTGCTGGCGCTCGCCGAGGCCGGCTGCGGCAACCCGGAGGTGGCATGCGAACGTCTGCGCCGGCTACAGGAGGAGTGCCAGTGCCTGGAACTTCATGGCCTGGCGCGCGAAGCGCAGCACGCGCTGGAGCGCTTGGCCGGCAGCCTGCCGATCGAGCAGCTTTCCGGCCTGCTGCCGGCGGGGCCAGGCGGTACGCCCGATGGCTCCGGGCACGGCCTCACCGCACGCGAGGTGGCGGTGTTGCGGCTGCTGGCCGAGGGCCTGTCGAACCAGGAGATCGGCAACAGCCTGTTCATTTCCCTGAATACCGTGAAGACGCACACCAAGAAGATCAACGTGAAACTCGGGGTGCGCCGGCGCACCCAGGCCATCGTCCGTGCCAAGTCACTGGGGTTGCTCGGTTGA